A DNA window from Hordeum vulgare subsp. vulgare chromosome 1H, MorexV3_pseudomolecules_assembly, whole genome shotgun sequence contains the following coding sequences:
- the LOC123417875 gene encoding early nodulin-like protein 1, whose protein sequence is MASRPLVLPCSLVAVLVLALAAGSEARDHVVGGGANGAWKVPPPAQHEALNEWAQKTRFHVGDNLVFKFDAAADSVLEVTRADYDRCNTASPIATYKASAATVPLPPKGERFRHFISGAPGNCQKGERVIVLVMSENHGRRVVPPAAPAPAHSPSSSSEGLVEAPAHAPAPAPTTGAAWRTASGGGSVVLGALLGALLVVGF, encoded by the exons ATGGCGTCCAGGCCGCTCGTCCTCCCCTGCTCCCTCGTCGCCGTCCTCGTCCTCGCCCTCGCGGCCGGCTCCGAGGCGAGGGACCACGTCGTTGGCGGCGGGGCCAACGGCGCGTGGAAGGTGCCGCCCCCGGCGCAGCACGAGGCGCTCAACGAGTGGGCGCAGAAAACCCGCTTCCACGTCGGCGACAACCTCG TGTTCAAGTTCGACGCGGCGGCGGACTCGGTGCTGGAGGTGACCCGGGCCGACTACGACCGGTGCAACACGGCCAGCCCCATCGCCACCTACAAGGCCAGCGCCGCCACCGTGCCGCTGCCGCCCAAGGGCGAGCGCTTCCGCCACTTCATCAGCGGCGCGCCCGGCAATTGCCAGAAGGGCGAGCgcgtcatcgtcctcgtcatgTCCGAGAACCACGGACGCCGGGTCGTGCCGCCTGCCGCGCCGGCACCCGCTCACTCCCCATCGTCCTCCTCCGAGGGGCTCGTGGAGGCGCCCGCCCACGCGCCCGCGCCGGCTCCGACCACCGGCGCCGCGTGGAGGACGGCGTCCGGCGGCGGCTCCGTCGTCCTCGGCGCTCTCCTCGGAGCTCTGCTCGTCGTTGGGTTCTGA